One window of the Besnoitia besnoiti strain Bb-Ger1 chromosome Unknown contig00086, whole genome shotgun sequence genome contains the following:
- a CDS encoding uncharacterized protein (encoded by transcript BESB_081180) — MDIINPCVIYGFLFSLILTARENYYSDASLISSIVLGVIISETGLFISFFWGVYTTSWTTGLDLEGLCLPDPSSLVLFMTIMLSALAEHS; from the coding sequence gcgtaatatatggattcttgttctcactcatcttaacagcgagagaaaactactactcagatgctagtctaatcagtagcatcgtacttggagttatcatctctgagacaggattatttatcagctttttctggggagtatatactacgagttggactactggtttagatcttgaaggtctttgtttaccggatccaagttctcttgtgcttttcatgaccatcatgttaagtgcattagcagagcatagttaa